One Mesotoga infera genomic region harbors:
- a CDS encoding DUF4345 domain-containing protein, producing the protein MEIAFTIIRFIIAILTSVIGVYIVLRPESYAKLAEFSAGNARGRTEIKAIMGGAFIGLGIAPIILLGSAIAFIF; encoded by the coding sequence ATCGAGATAGCGTTTACTATCATTAGGTTCATTATAGCAATCCTTACTTCCGTCATTGGCGTCTACATAGTATTAAGACCGGAATCTTACGCTAAACTGGCAGAATTCTCAGCTGGAAATGCCAGAGGAAGAACGGAGATAAAGGCGATCATGGGAGGCGCTTTCATCGGTCTAGGGATTGCACCAATAATTCTTCTTGGCTCCGCGATCGCTTTCATTTTT